The Candidatus Spechtbacterales bacterium genome window below encodes:
- the ruvC gene encoding crossover junction endodeoxyribonuclease RuvC, whose translation MHNTEEKVVLGIDPGTARMGYGVINYKNPDISCVEYGVLETETKTEEALRLKDLYKGLNNLIHKHNPDVVAIEDIFYFKNQKTLVQVSQARGIALLAATNNGKKCYSFTPLQVKQAVVGYGQAEKHQVQEMVKAILHLEDTPKPDDAADALAVAISCAHSLKMLQFSEK comes from the coding sequence ATGCACAACACTGAAGAAAAAGTTGTCTTGGGAATAGATCCTGGAACAGCAAGAATGGGTTATGGGGTCATAAATTATAAAAATCCTGATATTTCATGTGTAGAGTACGGTGTTTTAGAAACAGAAACAAAAACAGAAGAAGCTCTTAGGTTAAAGGATCTTTACAAGGGGTTAAACAATCTTATACACAAGCACAATCCGGATGTTGTAGCGATAGAAGATATTTTTTATTTTAAAAACCAAAAAACATTGGTGCAGGTAAGCCAGGCGAGGGGTATAGCCCTTCTTGCCGCAACAAACAACGGGAAAAAATGTTACTCTTTTACACCCCTACAGGTAAAACAGGCTGTTGTGGGCTACGGGCAAGCCGAAAAACACCAGGTCCAGGAAATGGTTAAAGCGATTTTACATTTAGAGGATACCCCAAAGCCCGATGATGCCGCAGATGCCCTGGCTGTAGCTATAAGTTGCGCCCACTCTTTAAAGATGTTGCAATTTTCTGAAAAATAA
- the tyrS gene encoding tyrosine--tRNA ligase, with protein sequence MANVKFTKRDLLTRGVAEIIEEESFNKRLKSGKKLRIKFGIDPTGPNIHLGHTVPLWKLRQFQDLGHKIVLVIGDFTATIGDPSGRSEERKVLSVKEVKENKKRYVEQVGKILDIKKIEILHNSEWHKKEGLEAMLQLARTATVQQLTERADFTERIAKKSGISAIELLYPLLQAYDSVRVRADVEVGGIDQKFNLLMGRQVQKRYGQKEQDIFMLLLLKGTDGVKKMSKSMDNYIALLDEPGEMFGKTMTITDGEIVEYFECVTPLPLDELEKIKKEKITGKRARDLKLQLAELVVSVYWGKNEAKKARDNFLKVFREQKNPKDISEIEAGKNSSVVDVLVKAGFASSKTEARRLVDQGGVYLDDIKIGDYAKKIPLKRSILRVGRRKIIKVVVK encoded by the coding sequence ATGGCAAATGTCAAATTCACAAAAAGAGACCTGTTGACCAGAGGTGTTGCAGAAATAATAGAAGAAGAAAGCTTTAACAAGCGCTTAAAATCCGGAAAAAAACTCCGCATTAAGTTTGGCATTGACCCAACTGGACCCAATATTCATCTAGGACACACAGTGCCCCTCTGGAAGCTTAGACAGTTTCAAGATTTAGGACATAAAATTGTTTTGGTAATAGGTGATTTTACAGCAACCATAGGTGACCCAAGCGGACGCAGTGAAGAAAGAAAAGTTTTATCGGTTAAAGAGGTTAAAGAGAATAAAAAAAGATACGTGGAACAGGTGGGTAAAATATTAGACATAAAAAAAATAGAAATTCTACACAACAGCGAGTGGCACAAAAAAGAGGGGTTGGAGGCTATGCTTCAGCTTGCAAGAACCGCAACTGTTCAACAGCTTACTGAGCGTGCTGATTTTACTGAGAGAATTGCAAAAAAGAGCGGTATTAGCGCTATTGAGCTCTTGTACCCATTACTGCAAGCTTATGACTCTGTTAGGGTGCGCGCAGATGTAGAAGTTGGCGGCATAGACCAAAAATTTAATTTATTAATGGGTAGGCAGGTACAGAAAAGATATGGGCAAAAAGAACAAGATATTTTTATGTTGCTGCTACTTAAGGGCACAGATGGTGTTAAAAAGATGAGTAAGTCCATGGATAACTACATAGCTCTTTTAGACGAACCGGGTGAGATGTTTGGAAAAACCATGACAATAACAGACGGTGAGATAGTAGAATACTTTGAGTGTGTTACACCCCTACCACTTGATGAGCTTGAAAAGATAAAAAAAGAAAAAATCACGGGCAAAAGGGCCCGCGATTTAAAACTTCAGCTTGCAGAGCTTGTAGTCTCTGTTTATTGGGGTAAAAATGAGGCCAAAAAAGCAAGAGATAATTTTCTAAAAGTTTTTAGAGAACAAAAAAACCCCAAAGATATTTCTGAGATAGAGGCAGGTAAAAATAGCAGTGTTGTAGATGTTCTTGTTAAAGCGGGTTTTGCATCATCAAAAACAGAAGCTCGTCGCCTTGTTGACCAGGGCGGAGTTTATCTGGACGATATAAAAATAGGGGATTATGCAAAAAAAATTCCTTTAAAAAGATCTATTTTAAGGGTTGGGAGAAGAAAAATAATAAAAGTCGTTGTTAAGTAA
- a CDS encoding PBP1A family penicillin-binding protein: MKILEWFGLALFLGCVFVAFLFIYYSKDLPSPEALSDLFVPESTKILDRTETVVLYDIHGEQKRTVVSYEDMADYVRWATIVAEDDQFYHHMGLDIRGIARAVVTNLKGGGISQGGSTLTQQFIKNAFLTSERTFPRKIKEAILAIELELKYSKDEILMLYLNQVPYGNSAYGTEAAAQTYFDKSAKDITIAESAILAALPNAPSYYNANREDLLVRQKNILNKMLSLGYITEEEHTEAINEEIEFQPIASFIQAPHFVIEVKQYLENKYGPSYVQQAGLRVVTTLDKTVQEAAEEAVDERANYNIRNFNAHNASLVAIDPYTGHILAMVGSRDYFGKSEPEGCTSGRACLFDPQVNISTSPQQPGSSFKPFAYAQAFKKGYTPDTLVFDVLTEFNPNCSSSANQEKEDSGLNCYHPRNYDLQYFGKITLKEALAQSRNVPAVKVLYLAGINDTIKLANEMGIESLQESSRYGLSLVLGGGDVTLLEETSAFGVFAARGERNPATMILRVQDKNGKILEEHTKNSQQVLEKNIADQINHILSINDYRSRVFGEQNSLVIPGLSVAVKTGTTQDYRDAWTVGYTPSIAAGVWVGNNNNATMYQAPGSQAAAPIWNSFMRKVYQKKSVESSEFKGRGSYFSLPSINNERSFIRPMVEKTNKPVLDGVMTGYHNILHYISLNNPLGDNPNNPNSNPQYKNWEDAVRNWAILNNLDSDTETDERDFTDEEIPTEIVGPFIVSYLSPSKRSFSEEETMFLDIQINSNNPLEKSFVYLNGEEILRNTYSNTGIYSVKITKNISLQDLQKNNSHQILVEVFDTLTNTGKSSFIFKIE, translated from the coding sequence ATGAAAATATTAGAATGGTTTGGATTAGCTCTTTTTTTGGGGTGTGTTTTTGTCGCGTTTCTCTTTATTTACTACTCTAAAGACCTACCCTCTCCCGAGGCTTTGAGTGATCTTTTTGTACCTGAGTCCACAAAAATACTGGACAGAACAGAAACTGTTGTCTTGTATGATATCCACGGTGAACAAAAAAGAACTGTTGTTTCCTACGAAGACATGGCAGATTATGTGCGTTGGGCAACGATTGTAGCCGAGGATGATCAGTTCTATCATCATATGGGCTTGGACATACGTGGAATAGCAAGAGCTGTTGTAACAAACCTAAAAGGTGGTGGCATAAGCCAGGGCGGAAGCACTCTTACACAACAATTTATAAAAAATGCGTTTTTAACTTCCGAAAGAACTTTTCCAAGAAAAATAAAGGAGGCAATATTGGCTATAGAGTTAGAACTAAAATACTCAAAAGATGAAATATTAATGCTCTATTTAAACCAGGTACCTTACGGCAACAGCGCATATGGCACAGAGGCTGCAGCCCAGACATATTTTGACAAAAGCGCGAAAGACATAACTATTGCCGAATCAGCAATACTTGCCGCCCTACCCAACGCTCCCTCTTACTACAACGCTAACAGAGAAGACCTGTTGGTGCGTCAAAAAAATATTTTAAACAAAATGCTTTCTTTGGGGTACATAACGGAAGAGGAGCACACAGAAGCTATAAACGAGGAGATAGAGTTCCAACCTATCGCAAGCTTCATACAAGCTCCTCATTTTGTTATTGAGGTAAAACAATATCTTGAAAACAAGTACGGACCGTCTTACGTGCAGCAAGCCGGTCTTAGGGTTGTTACAACCTTAGACAAAACTGTTCAAGAAGCCGCTGAAGAAGCTGTTGATGAGCGTGCAAATTATAATATTAGAAACTTCAATGCTCATAACGCATCTCTGGTGGCAATAGATCCTTATACAGGACATATCTTGGCGATGGTGGGTTCTAGGGATTATTTTGGTAAATCAGAGCCCGAAGGATGCACATCAGGACGAGCGTGTTTATTTGATCCGCAGGTTAATATATCTACATCTCCTCAACAACCCGGGTCATCTTTTAAGCCTTTTGCTTATGCTCAGGCTTTTAAGAAGGGCTATACTCCGGACACTTTAGTTTTTGATGTTCTTACGGAATTTAATCCAAACTGTTCTTCTTCTGCAAATCAGGAAAAAGAAGATTCCGGTTTAAATTGTTACCATCCAAGAAATTATGACCTTCAATACTTCGGGAAAATCACTCTCAAGGAGGCTTTGGCACAATCAAGAAATGTCCCCGCTGTAAAAGTATTATATTTAGCTGGTATAAATGACACCATAAAGTTAGCTAATGAAATGGGAATAGAGAGTCTTCAAGAAAGCTCTCGTTACGGTCTTTCTTTGGTACTGGGAGGAGGTGATGTTACCCTTCTTGAGGAAACATCTGCTTTTGGTGTTTTTGCCGCACGCGGAGAACGCAACCCCGCAACAATGATTTTGCGTGTCCAGGACAAAAACGGGAAAATATTAGAAGAGCATACTAAAAACAGTCAGCAGGTTTTAGAAAAAAATATCGCAGACCAAATCAATCATATTCTAAGCATAAATGATTATCGTTCCAGGGTTTTTGGCGAACAAAACAGTTTAGTTATTCCGGGCTTAAGTGTTGCAGTGAAAACCGGCACAACACAGGACTACAGAGATGCTTGGACTGTTGGATATACCCCAAGCATTGCTGCCGGTGTTTGGGTTGGAAATAACAACAACGCAACAATGTATCAAGCTCCCGGGTCACAAGCGGCAGCTCCTATATGGAATAGTTTTATGCGCAAAGTTTATCAAAAAAAATCTGTGGAGTCATCCGAATTTAAAGGAAGAGGTTCTTACTTTTCTCTCCCCTCTATAAACAACGAGAGGTCTTTTATACGTCCAATGGTAGAGAAAACAAACAAACCGGTATTGGATGGTGTTATGACAGGATACCACAACATATTGCACTATATATCTTTGAATAATCCTTTAGGTGATAATCCAAACAATCCAAACTCAAACCCCCAATATAAAAACTGGGAGGACGCTGTAAGAAATTGGGCAATATTAAATAATTTAGATTCAGACACCGAAACAGATGAGAGAGATTTTACAGACGAAGAAATACCAACAGAAATTGTAGGGCCTTTTATTGTTTCATACTTAAGCCCATCCAAACGTTCTTTTTCTGAAGAAGAAACGATGTTTCTTGATATACAGATAAACTCTAATAATCCTCTTGAAAAATCTTTTGTGTACTTAAACGGAGAAGAGATATTAAGAAATACGTATTCCAATACAGGAATATATTCGGTAAAGATAACAAAAAACATATCCTTACAGGACCTTCAAAAAAATAACTCCCACCAAATTTTAGTGGAAGTTTTTGACACTCTTACCAATACAGGTAAAAGTAGTTTTATATTTAAAATAGAGTAA
- a CDS encoding YebC/PmpR family DNA-binding transcriptional regulator — translation MSGHSKWSTIKHKKAATDKKRSAVFAKLAKAITIAANQGGGDPETNYALRSEIDRAKSFNLPKDKIEQAVKRGTGESKEGVQLVELLIEGLGPGGSAILIEAITDNRNRTTAEVRHILNQNHGKMAGEGSVQWQFARYGVLRIQEVLTKNKEEFELLAIEEGAEDIKNMGGSFYIYTNVDNTQKMLEYMQKQGYDELEASLEWIPKNTVEISEKENSQLEKLFEALDEQDDVQDIYTNTE, via the coding sequence ATGAGCGGACACTCTAAATGGTCAACAATTAAACATAAAAAGGCTGCTACCGACAAAAAAAGGTCGGCTGTTTTTGCAAAGCTGGCAAAAGCAATAACAATTGCCGCGAACCAGGGTGGCGGAGACCCTGAAACCAACTATGCGCTTCGCAGTGAAATTGATAGGGCAAAATCTTTCAATTTGCCCAAGGACAAAATAGAGCAGGCCGTAAAACGCGGAACAGGAGAGTCAAAAGAAGGTGTTCAACTTGTAGAACTTTTAATAGAGGGTCTCGGTCCCGGAGGTTCAGCAATATTAATTGAAGCTATAACCGACAATCGCAACCGCACGACAGCAGAGGTACGCCACATATTAAACCAAAACCACGGAAAAATGGCCGGTGAAGGTAGCGTACAGTGGCAATTTGCAAGATATGGTGTGTTGCGCATACAAGAGGTCTTAACAAAAAACAAGGAGGAATTTGAACTTTTAGCCATAGAAGAGGGGGCAGAAGATATCAAAAATATGGGTGGTAGTTTTTATATCTATACAAACGTTGACAATACACAAAAAATGTTGGAATATATGCAAAAACAGGGTTATGATGAGTTGGAGGCAAGTTTAGAGTGGATACCGAAAAACACTGTAGAGATTAGTGAAAAAGAAAACTCCCAATTAGAAAAGCTTTTTGAAGCGCTGGATGAACAAGATGATGTTCAGGATATTTATACAAACACAGAATAA
- a CDS encoding GNAT family N-acetyltransferase, translating to MKILLLGFNQKKRSYTVKRLVSELKKRGHTVTYMSWRGLVFSFGKKGVSIQRVNGTDLKYYDYIIPKSPITKAAKESEVRLSHLYRHYFLVVKYINHFHKHALNEHTTKKLAFYDKLFQHFLLSTHDVPVVPSLLYTGKQTPKSVYDKFKKPYIIKSIEGLGGKQVFLITQRKAARKLLEKFGLGQLLVQKYVPITQDYRVLVLGNKAIGAMKRVAPGSDFRTNISIGGKAEKSSMSKEMQEVAVKATKVFNAEFAGVDIIKHKGIYYVLEVNIFPGFEGFEQATGINVARELVMYIEKKYLWSVESEFAKEDKKSIFENLYKIEKENLEKPLLTPKKFLKTVLERELVVINKERKPIAYLTHYKKDDVRRITRYGILPKYRGQRMGRRMLRALIKISKTERDLKINAVIPLSNKKRQTTFKRAGFKKTDTILKDHFGESGDGVVYEYIINPEKRVKGPGLTKQKGRNRKK from the coding sequence ATGAAAATACTTTTACTGGGGTTCAACCAAAAGAAGAGGTCCTACACAGTAAAGAGGCTCGTTAGCGAACTTAAAAAGCGCGGGCATACTGTTACATACATGTCTTGGAGGGGGCTTGTTTTTTCTTTTGGAAAAAAGGGGGTATCAATACAGCGTGTTAACGGCACAGACTTGAAATACTATGATTATATAATACCGAAATCACCCATAACCAAAGCGGCGAAGGAAAGTGAAGTGAGGTTAAGCCATTTGTACAGGCACTATTTTTTAGTTGTAAAGTATATAAACCACTTCCACAAACACGCGCTTAATGAACATACAACAAAAAAACTGGCTTTTTATGATAAATTATTCCAGCATTTTCTTTTAAGCACCCACGATGTCCCCGTTGTGCCGTCTCTTTTGTATACAGGAAAACAAACACCTAAATCCGTATATGACAAATTTAAAAAACCCTACATAATAAAAAGCATAGAGGGTCTTGGGGGAAAACAGGTCTTTTTAATAACGCAGCGCAAAGCTGCAAGAAAACTACTGGAAAAATTCGGGCTTGGACAGCTTTTGGTGCAAAAATATGTGCCTATAACCCAGGACTACAGGGTTTTGGTTTTAGGCAACAAAGCAATCGGCGCTATGAAGCGAGTGGCACCCGGAAGCGACTTCAGAACAAATATATCTATCGGCGGAAAGGCTGAAAAAAGCAGTATGTCTAAAGAAATGCAGGAGGTTGCTGTAAAAGCGACAAAGGTTTTTAACGCTGAATTCGCGGGCGTAGATATTATAAAACACAAAGGAATATACTATGTTCTTGAGGTAAATATTTTCCCAGGATTTGAGGGTTTTGAACAAGCAACGGGCATAAACGTGGCGCGGGAACTGGTAATGTACATAGAAAAGAAATATCTTTGGAGCGTGGAGTCTGAATTTGCCAAAGAAGATAAAAAAAGTATTTTTGAAAACCTTTATAAAATTGAAAAAGAAAATCTTGAAAAACCGCTGTTAACACCTAAAAAATTCTTAAAAACAGTGCTTGAAAGAGAGTTGGTTGTAATTAACAAAGAAAGAAAACCTATTGCCTATCTTACACACTATAAAAAAGATGATGTGAGGCGTATAACAAGGTATGGAATACTTCCCAAGTATCGAGGGCAACGCATGGGCAGGAGAATGCTTAGAGCTCTAATTAAAATATCAAAAACAGAGCGGGATTTAAAAATAAACGCTGTGATTCCTTTGTCTAACAAAAAAAGACAAACAACATTTAAACGTGCCGGATTCAAAAAAACGGACACCATATTAAAAGACCACTTTGGAGAAAGTGGTGACGGGGTGGTTTATGAATATATAATTAATCCCGAAAAAAGGGTCAAGGGACCGGGTCTTACAAAACAAAAAGGGCGCAACCGTAAAAAATAG